From a region of the Nonlabens dokdonensis DSW-6 genome:
- a CDS encoding MepB family protein, giving the protein MNDRLKEIKEQVYGRCNLYLTYYQEELESKEYDACRFRLNDAKIISRSSKITPKKAGQFVTFWKRNGNGPIEPFEESDAFDFFVVNVRTEKNFGQFVFPKSVLVKKGIVSTSKKEGKRAIRVYPSWDQPTNATAMRSQKWQLGYFFEVNEKKGFEKLKTLYKNK; this is encoded by the coding sequence TTGAACGACCGCCTAAAAGAAATCAAAGAACAAGTTTACGGCCGCTGTAATCTCTATCTAACATATTACCAAGAAGAATTAGAAAGCAAAGAATACGACGCCTGCAGGTTTCGGTTAAATGATGCAAAAATCATTTCTAGAAGTTCTAAAATCACCCCTAAAAAAGCAGGCCAATTTGTTACTTTCTGGAAAAGAAATGGAAACGGACCTATCGAGCCTTTTGAAGAATCAGATGCTTTCGATTTTTTCGTTGTTAATGTGCGAACAGAAAAGAATTTTGGACAGTTTGTGTTTCCCAAATCTGTATTGGTTAAAAAAGGGATTGTTTCTACTAGTAAAAAAGAAGGTAAAAGAGCGATAAGAGTCTATCCATCTTGGGATCAACCTACAAACGCCACAGCCATGCGTTCTCAAAAATGGCAGTTGGGTTATTTCTTTGAAGTGAATGAAAAGAAAGGTTTTGAAAAGCTAAAAACACTTTATAAGAATAAATAA
- the yiaA gene encoding inner membrane protein YiaA has product MENQVNYNTEKKEVKKPEVFTGKPTAAFISASWTALLVGMVSYCIGLWNADMALNEKGYYFVILLFGLFSVISVQKAVRDKQEGVAVTDIYYGISWFVTIASIVLLIIGLWNADLLLSEKGFYGMSFLLSLFAAIAVQKNTRDVKFIDENWK; this is encoded by the coding sequence CGAGAAAAAAGAAGTTAAAAAGCCAGAAGTGTTTACTGGAAAACCTACTGCAGCATTCATCTCTGCATCCTGGACCGCATTGCTGGTAGGAATGGTTTCGTACTGCATAGGATTGTGGAATGCCGACATGGCGCTCAACGAAAAAGGCTATTATTTTGTCATCTTGCTATTTGGGCTGTTCTCTGTCATATCGGTCCAAAAAGCAGTAAGAGATAAGCAAGAAGGCGTCGCCGTAACAGATATTTACTACGGAATCAGCTGGTTTGTAACTATCGCATCGATCGTTTTATTAATCATAGGTCTATGGAATGCCGACTTATTACTGAGTGAAAAAGGATTCTATGGCATGTCGTTTTTACTAAGTCTATTTGCTGCCATCGCGGTGCAAAAGAACACTAGAGATGTGAAGTTTATCGATGAGAATTGGAAGTGA